From the Musa acuminata AAA Group cultivar baxijiao chromosome BXJ1-2, Cavendish_Baxijiao_AAA, whole genome shotgun sequence genome, one window contains:
- the LOC135607490 gene encoding UDP-glycosyltransferase 73C6-like, whose product MSYGTRKPHFVLVPLFAQGHMIPMIDLARLLALRGMVVSVVTTPRNTARFKAMIDRANAAGLLIRFAELRFPCAEVGLSEGCENVDLLPSEELARNFFAGLNMLREPLLVYLRQQCSKPSCIISDACCPWTSEVARELRVPRLVFHGPSCFFLLCTHNVSKHKSGGHLADAFEPFLVPGFPHKLEVVRAQSLKFFDYPGWEKLRDEAAEAEASADGLVINSFRELEAAYIDSYQKALEKKVWAVGPVCLSNNETGDEVARGNNTNVDENQIRNWLDAKETGSVIYVSFGSIASHSSSHLIEIGLGLEASKRPFIWVIKEKEMSPEVASWLSEGFEERTSWRGLILKGWAPQMLILSHPSVGGFMTHCGWNSTLEAVSVGVPMITWPHFADQFLNEKLVVEVLRIGVALKINMSIPRITGDSEGLITREEVEKAVSELLDGGEERRKRAKELGEKAKKAMEGGQSCEDLTLMIRHALELAEEGRLPVHRSSS is encoded by the coding sequence ATGAGCTACGGCACCCGGAAACCCCACTTCGTCTTGGTTCCTCTCTTTGCCCAAGGCCACATGATCCCCATGATCGACCTGGCTCGTCTTCTCGCGCTCCGCGGGATGGTCGTCAGCGTCGTGACCACCCCCCGCAACACCGCCCGGTTCAAGGCCATGATCGATCGTGCAAACGCGGCCGGCCTGCTGATTCGATTTGCGGAGCTTCGGTTCCCCTGTGCCGAAGTTGGGTTGTCGGAGGGCTGCGAGAACGTCGACCTCCTCCCGTCAGAGGAGCTCGCCAGAAACTTCTTTGCGGGGTTGAACATGCTGCGAGAGCCTTTGTTGGTCTACCTCCGTCAGCAGTGCTCGAAGCCAAGCTGCATCATCTCCGACGCATGTTGTCCGTGGACGAGTGAGGTCGCTCGCGAGCTGCGCGTGCCTCGCTTGGTATTCCACGGGCCCTCCTGCTTCTTCCTCTTGTGCACTCATAACGTGAGCAAGCACAAGTCCGGTGGCCATTTAGCCGATGCATTCGAGCCCTTCCTCGTGCCCGGCTTTCCTCACAAGCTGGAGGTGGTGAGAGCCCAATCTTTGAAGTTCTTCGACTATCCAGGATGGGAGAAGCTTCGCGACGAGGCGGCGGAGGCTGAAGCCAGCGCCGATGGGTTGGTGATAAACAGCTTCCGCGAACTGGAGGCCGCCTACATCGATAGCTACCAGAAGGCGCTCGAGAAGAAGGTTTGGGCAGTAGGACCGGTCTGCCTCTCCAACAACGAGACCGGTGACGAGGTTGCGAGAGGGAACAATACGAACGTCGACGAGAACCAGATTAGGAATTGGCTGGACGCCAAGGAGACGGGGTCCGTCATCTACGTTAGCTTCGGAAGCATCGCGAGCCACAGCTCTTCTCATCTGATCGAGATTGGACTCGGCCTGGAGGCGTCGAAGAGGCCATTCATCTGGGTGATCAAGGAGAAAGAGATGTCGCCGGAGGTGGCGAGCTGGCTATCGGAGGGGTTCGAAGAGAGAACGAGCTGGAGGGGCCTGATTCTGAAGGGGTGGGCGCCGCAGATGCTGATCCTGTCACACCCCTCCGTGGGAGGATTCATGACGCACTGCGGTTGGAACTCGACGCTGGAGGCGGTGTCGGTCGGAGTGCCGATGATAACATGGCCGCACTTCGCCGACCAGTTCCTCAACGAGAAGCTGGTAGTGGAAGTTCTGCGGATCGGCGTGGCGCTCAAGATCAACATGTCCATTCCTCGTATTACCGGTGATTCCGAAGGTCTGATCACTCGGGAGGAAGTGGAGAAGGCGGTCTCGGAGCTGCTGGAtggaggagaagagaggaggaagagggccaAGGAGCTGGGGGAGAAGGCGAAGAAGGCAATGGAAGGAGGCCAGTCGTGCGAAGATTTGACGCTCATGATCCGACATGCTCTGGAGCTGGCAGAGGAGGGGAGGCTTCCGGTGCACAGGAGCTCTAGTTAG
- the LOC135607487 gene encoding probable serine/threonine protein kinase IREH1, with protein MVFKGRFFSSKKSDSSSSPDGSNSPRTPTLGSPSTARSDKMKAKSSDAASGHTLVRNAVEKHHLHEQQQQQKEKKKKGKDAKDSKGKEATLAPSPLALSTPAKPRKGPAACQDGVGPPPASPSSESLSPILASSLGLNRIKTRSGPLPQEGLRGDHRMSALKNSNLSRGAGPDPSLASSGSAATAGRIGGAGSSGPKKDGRSLDEVPRSSAGSWAGNQWFAASADASSGQQGRSGKAKLSWNKYEGFKNQSTFTSEAESPYDGCETPKESESPRFKEIMQATSAPRKKNPGDVKSFSHELSSTGVRPFPFSMPRSTYNLKEVLKVIQMKFEKAKEEVNSDLAIFAGDLVSIMEKNLENHTEWKEILEDLLILARSCCVMTPGEFWLQCESIVQDLDDRRQELPSGMLKKLHTHMLFILTRCTRLLQFHKESGFAEDEIIMYPGSKIVHSAEVPSGPTKDKKCTEAEKNSMEAVISRKSHSQEQRNLKWKRSQEMPVGFFPQLDVAKDVLPSTTRERIASWKPLPSPATKNQKESGLLADELTIQKVDSIHLSKTLNEGVILPNLPEQTNLIDASAHLSAPSKHQHKVSWGYWPDQQSISEEGSIMCRICEEYVPTMYVEEHSKVCAVADRCDQKGLSVDERLIRIAETLEKMVDFYTQKDLPNVTGSPDVAKISNSSMPEESDISSPKFSDLSRQGSVDMLDCLHESENPIFLDDLKNLSSMTCKTRFGPKSDQGMTTSSAGSMTPRSPLMTPRASHIDMLLTGKNTLPESDDFPQMIELADIARCIANTMSDEERSLNYLVSCLEDLQEVMTRRKLEALTVQTFGTRIEKLHCEKYLLLCDSITSLDAEKVETTCTVMDEEEDVVHSLRASPVHPTSKDRTSIDDFEIIKPISRGAYGRVFLAKKRTTGDLFAIKVLKKADMIRKNAVESILAERDILITVRNPFVVRFFYSFTSRENLYLVMEYLNGGDLYSLLRNLGCLDEDVARIYIAEVVLALEYLHSLGVVHRDLKPDNLLIAYDGHIKLTDFGLSKVGLINSTDDLSGPAVSGTSLYGEDDTHAFASERLSQQERRKKRSAVGTPDYLAPEILLGTGHGASADWWSVGVILFELIVGIPPFNAEHPQKIFDNILNQKIPWPQVPGEMSFEAQDLIDKLLTEDPHLRLGAQGAPEVKQHVFFKDINWDTLARQKAAFVPSSDSALDTSYFTSRYSWNPSDEQIYEASEFEDSSDNGSISGNSSCISNHHDGVGDECGGLAEFDSNTSVNYSFSNFSFKNLSQLALINYDLLSKGGKEDLQEKSET; from the exons ATGGTGTTCAAGGGACGTTTCTTCTCCTCGAAGAAGTCCGACTCCTCGTCCAGCCCCGATGGATCCAACAGCCCCCGCACCCCAACCCTTGGCTCCCCCTCCACCGCCAGATCCGACAAGATGAAGGCCAAATCCTCCGACGCCGCCTCCGGCCATACCCTCGTCCGGAACGCGGTCGAGAAGCACCACCTCcatgagcagcagcagcagcaaaaggagaagaaaaagaagggcaAGGACGCCAAGGATTCCAAGGGGAAGGAGGCCACCCTTGCCCCTTCCCCGCTGGCCCTCTCCACCCCGGCCAAGCCCCGCAAAGGGCCGGCCGCGTGCCAGGATGGCGTCGGACCACCGCCCGCGTCCCCCAGTTCGGAGTCCCTCTCCCCGATCCTGGCCTCCTCGCTTGGCCTCAATCGGATCAAAACTAGATCCGGGCCGTTGCCGCAGGAGGGCCTCCGCGGAGACCACCGGATGTCGGCCCTCAAGAATAGCAACTTGTCCAGAGGCGCTGGCCCCGACCCATCGTTGGCTTCGTCCGGTTCGGCAGCAACTGCGGGAAGAATTGGTGGTGCCGGTAGTAGTGGGCCGAAGAAGGATGGAAGGAGCCTAGACGAGGTTCCTCGGTCGTCTGCTGGTTCTTGGGCTGGCAACCAGTGGTTCGCAGCTAGTGCGGATGCTTCGTCTGGCCAGCAGGGAAGAAGTG GTAAAGCTAAATTATCATGGAACAAATATGAGGGTTTTAAAAATCAGTCTACATTTACTTCAGAAGCAGAG AGCCCTTATGATGGTTGTGAAACCCCAAAGGAGTCTGAATCTCCCCGCTTTAAAGAAATTATGCAGGCGACAAGTGCACCCAGGAAGAAAAATCCTGGAGATGTGAAGAGTTTTTCACATGAGCTAAGTTCCACAGGAGTACGACCATTCCCATTTTCAATGCCTCGAAGTACATACAATTTGAAG GAAGTCTTGAAAGTTATTCAGATGAAATTTGAGAAAGCAAAGGAAGAGGTGAACTCGGATCTGGCAATTTTTGCTGGTGATTTGGTTAGCATAATGGAGAAAAATCTAGAAAACCATACTGAGTggaaggaaattttggaagatcTGTTGATACTTGCTCGGAGCTGTTGTGTTATGACACCTGGGGAGTTCTGGCTTCAGTGTGAAAGCATAGTTCAGGATTTGGATGATCGTCGCCAGGAGCTTCCCTCAGGAATGCTAAAAAAACTTCATACCCACATGCTTTTTATCCTTACTAGATGCACGAGATTACTACAGTTTCACAAGGAAAGTGGATTTGCCGAGGATGAGATAATTATGTATCCAGGATCTAAGATTGTGCATTCTGCCGAGGTACCATCAGGACCAACAAAAGATAAGAAATGTACCGAGGCTGAAAAGAACTCCATGGAAGCAGTCATTTCAAGGAAGTCCCATAGTCAAGAGCAACGTAATCTAAAATGGAAAAGAAGCCAGGAGATGCCAGTCGGCTTCTTCCCACAACTTGATGTTGCAAAGGATGTTCTACCTTCTACTACCAGGGAACGCATAGCTTCTTGGAAGCCTCTACCTTCTCCTGCAACAAAGAATCAGAAAGAGTCTGGCCTGCTTGCAGATGAATTGACCATTCAGAAAGTTGATTCCATCCACCTGAGTAAAACCTTAAATGAAGGTGTAATACTGCCTAATCTTCCTGAGCAAACTAACCTTATTGATGCCTCTGCACATCTATCAGCTCCTTCCAAGCATCAGCACAAAGTTTCATGGGGCTACTGGCCTGATCAGCAGAGTATTTCTGAAGAAGGTTCAATTATGTGCCGCATCTGTGAGGAGTATGTTCCTACTATGTATGTGGAGGAACACTCAAAAGTTTGTGCTGTCGCAGATAGGTGTGATCAGAAAGGTTTAAGTGTTGATGAGCGTCTCATCAGAATAGCTGAGACCCTAGAGAAGATGGTGGACTTCTACACACAGAAAGATCTCCCTAATGTAACTGGAAGTCCAGATGTTGCCAAAATTTCTAATTCAAGCATGCCTGAAGAATCTgatatttcatcaccaaaatttagTGATTTGTCACGGCAAGGTTCGGTTGACATGCTTGACTGTCTTCACGAGTCCGAGAATCCTATTTTTCTAGATGACCTAAAAAATCTGTCATCAATGACATGCAAGACCCGTTTTGGTCCAAAGTCTGATCAAGGAATGACTACCTCATCAGCAGGAAGCATGACTCCCCGATCGCCTTTAATGACACCAAGGGCTAGTCATATAGACATGCTTTTGACTGGAAAGAATACACTTCCTGAGAGTGATGATTTTCCACAG ATGATTGAACTTGCTGATATTGCTCGATGTATAGCAAATACTATGTCGGATGAAGAAAGATCCTTGAATTATTTAGTCTCATGTTTAGAAGATCTACAGGAAGTTATGACTCGTCGGAAGCTTGAGGCACTTACTGTACAGACATTTGGAACCCGTATAGAGAAGCTCCATTG CGAGAAGTACTTGCTGCTTTGTGATTCAATAACTTCACTCGATGCTGAAAAGGTTGAAACTACATGTACCGTtatggatgaagaagaagatgtagttcACAGCTTAAGAGCAAGTCCTGTTCACCCTACTTCTAAGGATCGAACATCTATAgatgattttgaaattattaagccTATCAGTCGCGGGGCATATGGTCGGGTTTTCTTGGCTAAGAAAAGAACTACAGGAGATctttttgcaataaag GTTCTAAAAAAGGCAGATATGATCCGCAAAAATGCTGTTGAGAGTATATTGGCTGAACGAGACATTCTAATTACAGTTCGCAATCCTTTTGTG gttcgatttttttattcttttacttcTCGGGAGAACTTATATCTTGTGATGGAATACTTGAATGGGGGAGACCTATACTCATTATTAAGAAATTTAGGTTGCTTGGATGAAGATGTTGCTCGCATTTACATTGCTGAAGTT GTTCTTGCATTGGAATACCTACATTCCTTGGGAGTGGTGCATCGTGATTTGAAGCCAGACAATTTACTGATTGCTTATGATGGTCATATCAAG TTGACCGACTTTGGTCTTTCCAAGGTTGGTCTTATTAACAGTACAGATGATTTATCTGGTCCTGCTGTTAGTGGGACATCATTGTATGGAGAAGATGATACCCATGCGTTTGCATCTGAGCGATTGAGTCAGCAAGAACGGCGCAAGAAACGCTCTGCTGTTGGCACACCTGATTATTTAGCACCCGAAATACTTCTAGGAACTGGACATG GCGCAAGTGCAGATTGGTGGTCAGTTGGTGTCATTCTCTTTGAGCTCATTGTTGGAATTCCACCTTTCAATGCAGAACATCCGCAG AAAATTTTTGACAATATTCTGAATCAAAAAATACCTTGGCCTCAAGTACCTGGAGAGATGAGCTTTGAGGCTCAAGATCTTATTGACAA ATTATTGACTGAAGATCCTCATCTAAGACTTGGAGCACAAGGTGCACCAGAA GTCAAGCAACATGTGTTTTTCAAAGATATTAATTGGGACACACTTGCAAGGCAGAAG GCTGCATTTGTTCCTTCATCTGATAGTGCACTTGATACCAGCTACTTCACCAGTCGTTATTCTTGGAACCCATCAGACGAACAGATATACGAAGCCAGTGAATTTGAGGATTCAAGTGATAATGGAAGCATAAGTGGAAACAGTAGTTGTATAAGCAACCACCATGATGGTGTG GGTGATGAATGTGGGGGTCTTGCTGAGTTTGATTCAAATACATCTGTGAATTATTCATTCAGTAACTTCTCATTCAAG AATCTATCGCAGCTTGCATTAATCAACTATGATTTGCTTAGCAAGGGCGGGAAGGAGGATCTGCAGGAGAAGTCTGAAACTTAA